The genomic region CGCTTGCCAGGGATTACGATGGATTCCCGCCGGCTCTGACGGCCGCTGGCGGTGTTGCCCCTCCTCGAACATGCGCTGTACTAGGCCGAGGAGTGTCCTGAAGTCGATGTTCCAGGACACTGGCGGGTAGCGGTGCGGAAGGTCTCCCCGAGGGCGCTTCAGTCCTGGCTGCTCGGCTCGGCAGTTGCCGTGGCGCTGGTCGCGAGTCTGTCGTTGCTGGTGCGATACGGGATGTCCCGCGTGAGTCGTCAGGCCGAGGTCGGCGACCTGCGGCTAAACGTGCGGCGAGCCCGGTGGCTCGTGGATCAAATGGAGCACGGGCAGCGTTACGGCAGGCCCCCGACGATGATGGAGGGGATGCCGCCGCACGGTCTGCTGCGCTTCAATGTCGAGTTCGTGCTCTTCAATGCAGGACGGTTGGCCGAGCGCTTCAAGCACGACGAGCTGCGTCTGCACAGCGAGGGCGGTCGCGTCTACGCACCTGCCTGGGCACAGTGGCCCACGCTAACGCTCCGGCCGGGTCAGTCCATCCATACGCTGGTCTACTTCGATGTCGAAGAACAGGACGATGCGCTCAAGCTCACGTGGCACCGCGAGG from Pseudomonadota bacterium harbors:
- a CDS encoding c-type cytochrome; translated protein: MRKVSPRALQSWLLGSAVAVALVASLSLLVRYGMSRVSRQAEVGDLRLNVRRARWLVDQMEHGQRYGRPPTMMEGMPPHGLLRFNVEFVLFNAGRLAERFKHDELRLHSEGGRVYAPAWAQWPTLTLRPGQSIHTLVYFDVEEQDDALKLTWHREGAHGLVVTYAPGHHGTSERTAPVRWPPMVDWLPPGSAERGKRIFEQRYGCVACHGDPDLPGSETVGPHLASIGEAAGSRVSGQSAAQYLYASLLRPSEFVPERCAKSLPCRRPSQMPPFAALLSVEEMSDLLTYLLQLR